Proteins encoded together in one Sander lucioperca isolate FBNREF2018 chromosome 17, SLUC_FBN_1.2, whole genome shotgun sequence window:
- the LOC116064527 gene encoding PRELI domain-containing protein 1, mitochondrial-like isoform X2, whose amino-acid sequence MGRYFQSEVDINSPWYQVLAAFWRRYPNPYSTHVLTEDVLYREVTPSNRLLSRRLLTKTNRLPGWAERVFPAHMARRVYVLEDSVVDPQTHTLTTRTWNINHNTLMTVVESCLFEEDRSRPSWTKLRREAWIISTVRGLARPIQEFGLVRFKSNQDKAVKGLEYALTKIQSKTDS is encoded by the exons atggGGAGGTATTTCCAGAGTGAGGTCGACATTAATAGTCCATGGTATCAGGTTCTGGCCGCCTTCTGGCGCCGCTACCCGAACCCATACag caccCATGTCCTCACCGAGGACGTCCTGTACCGCGAGGTCACCCCTAGCAACCGCCTGTTGTCGCGGCGCCTGCTGACCAAAACCAACCGGTTGCCGGGCTGGGCGGAGCGCGTGTTCCCGGCTCACATGGCCCGCCGCGTCTACGTGCTGGAGGACTCCGTGGTCGACCCCCAGACGCACACGCTCACCACCCGGACATGGAACATCAACCACAACACACTGATG ACGGTGGTCGAGAGCTGTTTGTTTGAGGAAGACCGCAGTCGGCCATCTTGGACCAAACTGAGGAGGGAGGCCTGGATCATCTCCACGGTCCGCGGCCTGGCCCGGCCCATACAG GAGTTCGGACTCGTCAGGTTCAAGAGTAACCAAGACAAAGCTGTGAAGGGTCTGGAGTACGCTCTGACCAAGATACAGAgtaagacagacag
- the LOC116064524 gene encoding CXXC-type zinc finger protein 5-like — protein sequence MSGMTSGVCVESDLSTMLQRSSAPSHHHPNHHGYGGQGQMSSLAPMLDYGSEMDRYRSSIASFYKTNVNMNMNVNVTNFPQSSKLAARLAAAGPIFPPAAAARLGAMATAPWGCHDNMNHHPAAVFWGRPKPAPTHPHHPHHAAAAAGHMAPSHHSTSMQQGGGGPGGGGGGGAEGGGAEKLAHSASSLPVAQGAAHHHPNGNFLQTYGGAADCGGMSKQGHAHADMMGLSEAGSCNGGGVMGGGFLGGLGLPPGVIVMAMGSADAGSAFQMTGGQRALTDCQQHANSSPCPSASSPSSGVTAAGGVALSSTSSSSSAGAVAKRKRKRCGVCGPCRRLINCGVCSSCRNRKTGHQICKFRKCEELKKKPGGGGGVLERPPSVPTGEAFRWFF from the exons aTGTCCGGCATGACGAGCGGCGTGTGTGTGGAGAGCGACCTTTCCACGATGCTCCAGagaagctccgccccctccCACCATCACCCCAACCACCATGGTTACGGCGGACAGGGACAG ATGTCGAGCCTGGCGCCGATGCTGGACTATGGCTCGGAGATGGACCGGTACCGCTCGTCCATCGCCAGCTTCTACAAGACCAACGTCAACATGAACATGAACGTGAACGTCACAAACTTCCCTCAGTCCTCCAAGCTGGCAGCGCGTCTGGCGGCCGCCGGCCCCATCTTCCCTCCCGCCGCCGCCGCCAGGCTGGGCGCCATGGCGACGGCACCCTGGGGTTGCCACGACAACATGAACCACCACCCGGCGGCCGTGTTCTGGGGCCGGCCCAAACCTGCCCCGACGCACCCCCACCACCCCCACCACGCCGCGGCCGCCGCCGGACACATGGCGCCCTCGCATCACAGTACCAGCATGCAACAGGGCGGCGGGGGAccggggggtgggggagggggcGGCGCTGAGGGGGGAGGGGCGGAGAAACTGGCACACAGCGCCTCCTCACTTCCTGTGGCGCAGGGAGCCGCGCACCATCACCCCAACGGGAACTTCCTGCAGACGTACGGGGGCGCAGCGGACTGCGGTGGCATGAGCAAACAGGGACACGCCCACGCGGACATGATGGGCCTATCGGAGGCCGGCAGCTGCAACGGGGGAGGGGTGATGGGCGGCGGCTTCCTGGGGGGGCTGGGATTACCCCCAGGGGTCATTGTCATGGCGATGGGGTCGGCCGACGCCGGCAGCGCCTTCCAGATGACGGGCGGCCAGCGGGCGCTCACGGACTGCCAGCAGCACGCTAACTCCTCCCCCTGCCCGTCCGCCTCCTCGCCGTCGTCGGGGGTGACGGCCGCCGGGGGAGTGGCCCTATCGTCCACGTCGTCGTCTTCGTCGGCGGGCGCGGTGGCCAAGCGGAAGAGGAAGCGGTGCGGTGTGTGCGGGCCGTGCAGGCGGCTCATCAACTGTGGCGTGTGCTCGTCGTGCCGCAACAGGAAGACGGGTCACCAGATCTGCAAGTTCAGGAAGTgtgaggagctgaagaagaagccggggggaggagggggggtgctggag CGGCCGCCCTCCGTCCCGACCGGCGAGGCGTTTCGTTGGTTCTTCTAG